A single Arachidicoccus sp. BS20 DNA region contains:
- a CDS encoding RteC domain-containing protein, with the protein MKKYCNEIFFQLEEKLNELSFEVDDPIYLSEIAIKMILGCLAELKKFILEREFKSDEEEIYFFKHLKPQMVSKLIYYNTIFKIETKRPFGGEKTLRKYLNKELEKLKRFFDNNLEFYKYYRTNSTYLDHKYFVRGKHDIKLSLDTFYFEADHSFSTSHDYKVAKILANDMIQVYLEDQLSISNQKKYDNDSLKWTGSKTALTELIYALYANGVFNNGNADIKVIAKVFESMFNIDLGDFYHIFMELKFRKINRTKFIDSLRDALIRKMDEQDGQ; encoded by the coding sequence ATGAAAAAATATTGCAATGAGATTTTTTTTCAATTGGAGGAAAAATTGAATGAATTATCATTTGAGGTTGACGATCCAATTTATTTGTCTGAAATAGCTATCAAGATGATTCTTGGTTGCCTAGCAGAATTGAAGAAATTTATTTTGGAAAGAGAATTTAAAAGTGATGAAGAAGAAATATATTTTTTTAAACATTTAAAACCCCAAATGGTTTCTAAACTTATTTATTATAATACCATTTTTAAAATTGAAACAAAAAGACCATTTGGAGGTGAGAAAACTCTCAGGAAATACCTGAATAAAGAATTGGAGAAGCTAAAACGTTTTTTTGACAATAATCTAGAATTTTATAAATATTACAGGACAAATAGCACTTATTTAGACCATAAATATTTTGTTCGGGGTAAACACGATATCAAATTGAGCTTAGACACTTTTTATTTTGAAGCTGACCATAGCTTTTCCACTTCTCATGATTACAAAGTAGCAAAGATTCTTGCCAATGATATGATACAAGTCTATCTCGAAGATCAATTAAGTATTAGCAATCAAAAAAAATATGACAATGATTCTTTAAAATGGACTGGGAGTAAAACGGCATTAACCGAACTGATTTATGCATTATATGCAAATGGTGTTTTCAATAATGGAAATGCCGACATAAAAGTTATCGCTAAAGTATTCGAATCCATGTTCAATATTGATTTAGGGGATTTCTACCACATCTTTATGGAACTGAAATTTCGAAAGATAAACCGCACCAAATTCATTGACAGCTTGCGTGATGCACTAATCAGGAAAATGGACGAACAGGATGGGCAATAA
- a CDS encoding DUF3817 domain-containing protein: MKKYFTTPIGRLRLLAFLEGISLLVLVFIAVPLKHYFGYQTLSKNLGPIHGALFLLFVFNALRVGIEQQWKFRETTWKVLVACFVPFGTFYIDYKILRKIDKR; the protein is encoded by the coding sequence ATGAAAAAATATTTCACCACACCGATTGGACGATTACGGCTTCTTGCCTTTTTAGAGGGCATTTCGTTACTTGTTTTAGTTTTTATAGCCGTTCCATTAAAACATTATTTCGGCTACCAAACACTGTCAAAAAATCTTGGCCCCATCCACGGCGCCTTATTTTTGTTATTCGTGTTTAACGCTTTGCGTGTAGGCATTGAACAACAATGGAAATTTAGAGAAACAACTTGGAAAGTTCTTGTTGCTTGTTTCGTTCCATTCGGGACATTCTATATTGACTACAAAATCCTGCGCAAAATTGATAAACGATAA
- a CDS encoding DUF6010 family protein, whose translation MHTHHHIIPEFTITNAFVAALIGLVFIIIMSFVKEPSRQKINAIIIAGAGGVYWSGGLGVCEYVFGAAMLFVAFKALKHYYFIGIGWLMHTGWDIMHHLYGDPIIHFAPLSSAGCAVCDAVLAIWFFFGAPTIWNVFRKQKTITA comes from the coding sequence ATGCATACACATCATCACATCATTCCGGAATTTACAATCACCAATGCATTCGTTGCAGCGTTGATTGGTTTGGTATTTATCATCATCATGTCGTTTGTGAAAGAACCCTCCCGACAAAAGATCAACGCCATCATCATTGCCGGTGCAGGCGGAGTTTACTGGAGCGGCGGATTAGGCGTCTGTGAATATGTATTTGGTGCCGCCATGCTATTTGTTGCTTTCAAAGCCCTCAAGCATTACTATTTCATTGGTATTGGTTGGCTAATGCATACAGGCTGGGACATTATGCATCATCTATACGGTGATCCCATCATTCACTTTGCACCACTTTCGTCTGCCGGTTGTGCCGTGTGCGACGCTGTTTTAGCCATTTGGTTTTTCTTTGGTGCACCTACAATTTGGAACGTATTCAGAAAACAAAAAACAATTACGGCATAA
- a CDS encoding Crp/Fnr family transcriptional regulator, producing the protein MKDKLKENIFMGHIREYYERIIKLQETEWKFISCHFNRKVFAKNQIITRQGETENFLSFIETGIVRFYIPDDENELTFNFSFDKEFTCAYDSFLTQTPSEYELQALTETVVWQISFEDLQKVYAQTKVGNYLGRFASEKLFLAKSKRELSLLKYNAKERYLRLFKEQPDILKFIPLKYIASYIGITPQGLSRIRRQIT; encoded by the coding sequence TTGAAAGACAAATTAAAAGAGAATATTTTTATGGGGCATATCAGAGAATACTATGAACGCATAATAAAATTACAGGAAACAGAATGGAAATTTATCTCTTGCCATTTTAACCGAAAAGTGTTTGCCAAAAACCAAATCATCACACGACAAGGTGAAACAGAAAATTTCCTTTCATTCATCGAAACAGGCATTGTTCGGTTTTACATTCCTGATGATGAAAACGAGCTGACTTTCAACTTCAGTTTTGACAAAGAGTTTACTTGTGCCTACGACTCATTCTTGACACAAACGCCATCCGAATACGAATTACAGGCATTGACCGAAACTGTGGTTTGGCAAATCTCCTTTGAGGATTTGCAAAAAGTCTATGCTCAAACCAAAGTCGGGAATTATTTGGGACGTTTTGCTTCCGAGAAGTTGTTTTTAGCCAAAAGCAAACGTGAATTATCTTTATTGAAATACAATGCAAAAGAGCGTTATTTAAGACTCTTTAAAGAACAACCCGATATTCTGAAATTCATTCCGTTAAAATACATCGCTTCCTACATCGGAATTACACCACAAGGCCTGAGCCGAATCCGCAGACAAATTACGTAA
- a CDS encoding class I SAM-dependent methyltransferase, whose translation MGRDKVIKPDNTAVRTALWRALHVQTDAKPHILEDEIGFKLIAPDDDWQERPDMKYTKRLRASIVARSRFIEDIAKGQIEKGVKQYVLLGAGLDSFAQRNTAISSYVDIYEIDQHDTLTWKEEKLIENGYKILGNLHFVPVDFEISSWWDELLNKGFNVEQRAFVSCIGVTLYLTKEAITDTLKKMTLLAPGSTIAMAFYLPLELLDEEDKPLMEMSIKGAAASGTPFVSFFSVEEIIKLAEKVGLKEIQTISTKDMTEKYFKNRTDNLLPASGEFFLVAKTL comes from the coding sequence ATGGGAAGAGATAAAGTCATAAAGCCGGATAATACCGCAGTAAGAACCGCATTATGGAGAGCGTTACACGTTCAGACAGATGCAAAACCTCATATACTTGAAGATGAAATAGGATTCAAGTTAATTGCACCTGATGATGATTGGCAGGAACGGCCTGACATGAAATATACCAAACGGCTGCGGGCTTCTATCGTAGCCCGTTCACGTTTTATTGAAGATATAGCTAAAGGGCAAATTGAAAAAGGAGTAAAACAATACGTTTTGCTTGGTGCAGGATTGGATAGTTTTGCCCAACGGAACACGGCCATAAGTTCCTATGTTGATATTTATGAAATTGACCAGCACGATACTTTGACTTGGAAAGAAGAAAAGCTGATTGAAAACGGCTATAAAATCCTCGGCAATCTTCACTTTGTACCTGTCGATTTTGAAATCTCATCTTGGTGGGACGAGCTATTAAATAAAGGTTTTAATGTTGAACAAAGGGCTTTTGTATCTTGTATCGGTGTTACGCTTTATCTTACCAAAGAAGCGATTACCGACACACTGAAAAAAATGACTTTGCTTGCACCTGGTTCTACTATTGCAATGGCCTTTTATCTGCCATTGGAATTACTTGATGAAGAAGACAAGCCATTAATGGAAATGTCGATAAAAGGAGCGGCAGCTTCAGGTACTCCTTTTGTAAGTTTTTTTTCGGTTGAAGAAATTATAAAACTCGCTGAAAAAGTAGGTTTAAAAGAAATACAGACAATCTCCACAAAAGATATGACGGAAAAATACTTTAAGAACAGAACCGACAACCTTCTACCAGCAAGCGGAGAATTTTTTTTAGTGGCAAAGACCTTATAA
- a CDS encoding VOC family protein: MKRVIDWFEIYTSDFDRAKKFYTTVFDCGFNETTVNNERHSQMRYAIFESSENKQEIGGALVRMDEAKPGIGGVLIYFATEEINTVLNRVEAAGGKIIRRKLNVGDFGSIALIEDTEGNMIGLHAKK, encoded by the coding sequence ATGAAAAGAGTAATTGATTGGTTTGAAATTTATACATCCGATTTTGACAGGGCAAAGAAATTTTACACAACAGTATTTGACTGCGGATTTAATGAAACGACAGTGAATAACGAAAGACACAGCCAAATGAGATATGCCATTTTTGAAAGCAGTGAAAACAAGCAAGAGATTGGCGGTGCGCTTGTTAGAATGGATGAAGCAAAACCCGGTATTGGCGGTGTTTTAATTTATTTTGCAACCGAAGAAATCAATACAGTATTAAACCGTGTTGAAGCTGCAGGTGGAAAAATTATTCGTCGAAAGTTGAACGTGGGGGATTTTGGTTCTATTGCTTTAATAGAAGATACAGAGGGGAATATGATTGGATTACATGCTAAAAAATAG
- a CDS encoding helix-turn-helix transcriptional regulator — translation MDIKIIQPVPPLRKHIRFFFIMENTSTAFIGKFKIIPEGVPGMIFQENPTVFYDKDKQTLPQSFLFGQATQYSQLTAMGSFRNIGVSFQPAALRSVFRIEAIELTQRHININDLVKTTINDQLLNTQTLEQKIAVLEHFFLQQTTDCKGENDRVKFALNQFQKGQELKQVQADLRISERSLERLFKSYIGISPKLYSRICRFQSALKTLRTANFNALTEIAYLENYFDQSHFIRDFKYFTGTTPKSFLLNANEQLPNFPELKF, via the coding sequence ATGGATATCAAAATAATACAGCCTGTACCACCCCTACGAAAACATATTCGTTTTTTCTTTATAATGGAAAATACGAGCACTGCTTTTATTGGAAAATTCAAAATAATTCCCGAGGGCGTACCGGGTATGATTTTTCAGGAAAATCCCACGGTCTTTTACGATAAAGACAAGCAAACATTACCCCAATCTTTCTTATTTGGGCAAGCTACTCAGTACTCACAGCTTACGGCAATGGGTAGTTTTCGAAATATTGGCGTCAGTTTCCAACCCGCAGCTTTAAGATCTGTTTTCAGAATAGAAGCAATTGAATTAACGCAACGACACATTAACATCAATGATTTAGTTAAAACCACTATAAATGACCAACTTCTAAATACACAAACATTAGAACAAAAAATAGCGGTTTTAGAACATTTTTTCTTACAACAAACGACAGACTGTAAAGGTGAAAATGATAGAGTAAAATTTGCGTTAAACCAGTTTCAAAAAGGTCAGGAATTAAAACAGGTGCAAGCCGATTTGAGAATATCAGAACGCTCGTTAGAACGTCTGTTTAAATCATATATAGGCATTTCCCCAAAGTTGTATTCAAGAATCTGTCGCTTTCAGTCAGCTTTAAAAACGCTAAGAACGGCTAACTTTAATGCTCTTACGGAAATAGCCTATTTAGAGAATTATTTTGACCAATCTCATTTTATCAGAGATTTTAAATATTTTACAGGCACGACTCCAAAGTCATTTCTTCTTAATGCAAACGAACAATTGCCCAATTTTCCGGAATTGAAGTTTTAG
- the map gene encoding type I methionyl aminopeptidase: MSITKHEELIGMQKVSEAVAYTLKEMRNYARPGITTKQLDDFGAKILSDFGAKSAPYLTYGFPGWTCISVNNEFCHGIPSDNRILEEGDLVNIDVSAELDGFWSDNGGSFVLGEDINQHQKLVDASKEILQKAIGNIKGGVKISEVGHIMETEAKKRGFKVVKNLGGHGIGRGLHEQPDEIMNYKNRFDQRRFRKNSVVAIETFITTTSTYATELNDGWTMVGNKGGFMAQHEHTIVVTDGKPMILTEMNGIWN; the protein is encoded by the coding sequence ATGTCCATAACAAAACACGAAGAATTAATAGGAATGCAGAAAGTAAGCGAGGCAGTTGCTTACACTTTGAAAGAAATGCGGAACTATGCAAGACCCGGCATCACTACAAAACAACTAGACGACTTTGGTGCGAAAATACTTTCGGATTTCGGTGCAAAATCCGCACCTTATTTGACTTATGGCTTTCCGGGATGGACTTGCATAAGTGTGAACAATGAGTTTTGTCACGGCATTCCATCGGATAATAGAATACTGGAAGAGGGTGATTTGGTTAATATTGATGTCTCTGCCGAACTTGACGGCTTTTGGTCGGACAATGGTGGTTCATTTGTACTTGGAGAAGACATCAACCAACATCAAAAATTGGTGGATGCATCCAAAGAAATCCTACAAAAAGCCATCGGTAATATTAAGGGTGGCGTAAAAATTTCAGAAGTCGGGCACATTATGGAAACCGAAGCCAAGAAAAGAGGTTTCAAGGTCGTTAAAAATTTGGGTGGACACGGCATCGGAAGGGGTTTGCACGAACAACCCGATGAAATAATGAACTACAAAAACCGATTTGACCAAAGACGGTTTAGAAAAAATTCAGTGGTTGCCATTGAAACGTTTATTACCACAACTTCAACCTATGCAACAGAATTAAATGATGGTTGGACAATGGTGGGAAACAAAGGCGGTTTTATGGCGCAACACGAACATACCATCGTCGTTACAGACGGTAAACCGATGATTCTAACTGAAATGAATGGAATTTGGAATTGA
- a CDS encoding FAD-binding oxidoreductase has product MPRAPKWLFDTVDLLTTKLPDVTVDETVFLSPSVKKIRMSGVFDKVKLTVGAYIDFRVTETEVRRYTVSNFDKETQSMEFIVHLHGKGCGADYMNALQPGDVLSLNKPSTMIKYYDSSFQQYIIFGDESSLGLAQSFAPVLKQNKHIFQFIFELDEENLKIPEILGLESVIVYPKTGLFKNEEWIKQLPVFPLQNEDHIKFILTGNVKSAQTFRKVIKDTTKSKVYLHGYWLEGKKGL; this is encoded by the coding sequence ATGCCAAGAGCTCCCAAATGGTTATTTGATACCGTTGATTTACTTACGACAAAACTTCCCGACGTAACAGTAGATGAAACCGTTTTCTTATCACCATCAGTAAAGAAAATTCGGATGTCCGGAGTCTTTGACAAAGTAAAATTGACTGTTGGTGCATATATTGATTTCAGAGTAACAGAAACCGAAGTTAGACGCTACACTGTTTCAAATTTTGATAAGGAAACACAAAGTATGGAGTTTATCGTTCACCTTCATGGCAAAGGTTGTGGCGCTGATTACATGAACGCCTTGCAACCGGGCGACGTACTATCTTTAAATAAACCCAGTACGATGATAAAATATTATGATTCATCCTTTCAGCAATACATTATTTTTGGAGATGAGTCTTCTTTGGGATTGGCACAATCATTTGCTCCTGTATTAAAGCAAAACAAGCATATATTTCAGTTTATTTTTGAATTAGACGAGGAAAATCTAAAAATTCCTGAAATCTTGGGACTGGAGTCGGTTATTGTTTATCCCAAAACAGGATTATTTAAAAACGAGGAATGGATAAAGCAATTGCCCGTATTTCCTCTTCAAAATGAAGATCATATCAAGTTTATCCTCACAGGAAATGTAAAATCAGCTCAAACCTTTAGAAAAGTTATTAAAGATACAACGAAGAGCAAAGTATATCTGCATGGCTATTGGTTAGAAGGCAAAAAAGGATTATAA
- a CDS encoding helix-turn-helix domain-containing protein, whose protein sequence is METPISNIPTHSFNMEENSGIFVTKITSETFDENVESGQAHRHNSHVLGLHLKGISLVELDFKQYQIKHSSVLYQSPNQVHRILNVDEIEMFLLVMEQELIDKNLYKYLQGIITPHPLHLRSDEMNILEQAFLLCANLHDKKEDKFYFHSLKNASNTLIGLYLSFYLKSLQSQEQLSRFERIHYDFLKLLEVQFKVWKRPSDYAQKLNISVAYLNECVKTVTGFTVSYHIQQRVVLEAKRLLYYADKSVKEIANELGYDDYPYFSRLFSKVAGMTASTFKNKNHV, encoded by the coding sequence ATGGAAACTCCCATAAGTAACATTCCCACACATTCTTTTAATATGGAGGAGAATTCCGGAATATTTGTAACCAAAATAACTTCGGAAACCTTTGATGAAAATGTTGAATCGGGTCAAGCACATCGGCATAACAGCCATGTTTTGGGATTGCATTTAAAAGGAATATCTCTTGTGGAACTGGATTTTAAACAGTACCAAATAAAACATTCGTCCGTTTTGTATCAGTCTCCCAATCAGGTGCATAGAATACTGAATGTCGATGAAATAGAAATGTTCTTATTGGTAATGGAGCAAGAACTTATTGATAAAAACCTCTATAAATATCTCCAGGGAATCATTACGCCACATCCCCTGCACCTAAGATCTGATGAAATGAATATTTTAGAACAGGCTTTCTTATTATGTGCTAATCTTCATGATAAAAAGGAGGATAAATTCTATTTCCATTCATTAAAGAATGCTTCTAATACCCTCATCGGCCTATATCTTTCTTTTTACCTAAAATCGTTGCAGTCACAAGAACAGCTTTCCAGATTTGAACGAATACACTATGACTTTCTAAAACTGTTGGAAGTACAATTCAAAGTTTGGAAACGCCCTTCCGATTATGCTCAAAAATTAAACATCTCAGTAGCCTACCTTAATGAATGTGTAAAAACAGTAACTGGTTTTACCGTTTCTTATCACATTCAACAGAGGGTTGTCTTAGAAGCCAAGCGCCTGCTGTACTATGCCGACAAATCCGTAAAAGAAATTGCAAACGAATTGGGCTATGATGATTACCCGTATTTTTCGAGATTGTTCTCTAAAGTTGCCGGAATGACTGCTTCGACATTCAAGAACAAAAACCACGTTTAG
- a CDS encoding TetR/AcrR family transcriptional regulator: MKKAEVTRLTILQKAFELIYVKGYQTTSIDDIIATTKVTKGAFYYHFKTKDEMGLAIINEILKPTLTNSFIEPLQTEENPLDAIYNLMDNLLMKNDFLKVEYGCPASNFTQEMTPWNSEFNKALNELTQEWTKAITATIERGKKSGTIRKDINAKQVTIFVMSGYWGIRNLGKLENSKKVYVSYLKQLKIYLDSLK; this comes from the coding sequence ATGAAAAAAGCAGAGGTAACACGTTTGACAATTCTACAAAAAGCATTTGAACTGATTTACGTTAAAGGTTATCAGACAACAAGCATTGACGACATTATCGCCACGACAAAAGTTACCAAAGGGGCTTTTTACTACCATTTCAAAACCAAAGACGAAATGGGACTTGCCATCATCAACGAAATCCTAAAGCCAACACTTACAAATAGTTTTATTGAGCCGCTTCAAACCGAAGAGAATCCATTAGATGCTATTTATAACCTAATGGACAATCTTTTAATGAAAAATGATTTTCTGAAAGTGGAATATGGTTGTCCGGCATCCAATTTCACACAAGAAATGACCCCGTGGAATTCGGAATTTAATAAGGCTTTGAATGAATTAACTCAAGAATGGACAAAAGCAATAACCGCTACCATCGAAAGAGGCAAGAAAAGCGGTACGATCCGTAAGGACATAAATGCGAAACAGGTAACTATCTTTGTTATGTCGGGCTATTGGGGCATCCGGAATTTGGGAAAATTAGAGAACAGCAAAAAAGTGTATGTATCTTATTTAAAACAACTTAAAATCTATTTGGATAGTTTGAAATAA